The proteins below come from a single Rosa rugosa chromosome 2, drRosRugo1.1, whole genome shotgun sequence genomic window:
- the LOC133731980 gene encoding peroxidase 47 yields the protein MVIAKLLGVLLLLEMISGLWFGADGLSMGYYIMSCPFAEPIVRNTVTRALQADPTLAAGLLRMHFHDCFIEGCDGSVLLDSTKDNTAEKDSPANLSLRGFEVIDDAKKQLEQQCPGVVSCADILAMAARDAVFWAGGPVYDIPNGRKDGKRSKIEDTFNLPAPTLNASELIKMFGQHGFTAQEMVALSGAHTLGVARCSSFKNRLSESVDPNLDSGFAKQLTKTCTAGDNAEQPFDSTRNIFDNAYYNGLQRKTGVLTSDQTLFASASTRGIVNGYAFNQAMFFLDFQQAMVKMSKLDPKEGSKGEVRGNCRKIN from the exons ATGGTGATTGCTAAGCTTCTTGGCGTGCTTCTACTGTTGGAAATGATAAGTGGCCTCTGGTTTGGAGCAGATGGTTTGAGTATGGGGTATTACATTATGAGTTGCCCATTTGCTGAACCAATTGTGAGGAATACAGTTACCAGAGCCTTGCAAGCTGATCCAACCTTAGCAGCAGGCCTACTCAGAATGCACTTTCATGATTGCTTCATAGag GGATGTGATGGGTCAGTTCTGCTTGATTCAACAAAGGATAACACAGCAGAGAAAGACTCCCCTGCAAATTTGAGCTTGCGCGGCTTCGAAGTTATTGATGATGCAAAGAAGCAGCTTGAGCAACAATGCCCAGGTGTAGTCTCCTGTGCTGATATACTTGCAATGGCTGCAAGAGATGCCGTCTTTTGG GCTGGAGGTCCGGTATATGATATACCCAACGGTAGAAAGGACGGGAAAAGGTCAAAAATAGAAGATACGTTCAATCTGCCTGCTCCCACCTTGAATGCTTCCGAACTCATTAAAATGTTTGGCCAACATGGATTTACCGCCCAAGAAATGGTGGCTCTGTCTg GCGCACATACACTAGGTGTAGCGAGGTGCTCATCATTCAAGAACAGATTGAGTGAGTCTGTGGATCCAAATTTAGATTCAGGTTTCGCAAAGCAATTGACCAAAACATGTACCGCAGGCGATAATGCTGAGCAACCCTTCGACTCAACAAGAAACATTTTTGACAATGCTTACTATAATGGACTACAAAGGAAAACTGGAGTTCTTACTTCCGACCAAACTCTGTTTGCAAGTGCAAGTACCAGAGGCATTGTAAATGGTTATGCTTTCAACCAGGCCATGTTCTTCCTTGATTTTCAACAGGCAATGGTGAAGATGAGCAAGCTTGATCCTAAGGAAGGTTCGAAAGGAGAAGTGCGAGGAAATTGCCGCAAGATCAATTAA